In Mercurialis annua linkage group LG6, ddMerAnnu1.2, whole genome shotgun sequence, the following are encoded in one genomic region:
- the LOC126686536 gene encoding U-box domain-containing protein 33-like, with protein MAETDDTVYIAVGKDVREQTLLWALDNFRYKKFCVLHIDQPPKNVEPRESLSSRRRIINMMLDEYLLICVCRQAKIAANKICIKRDDVGKGIIELICQHSINKLVMGAAADKHYSEGMKDVRSNKAKYIQQHMPYACRVWFICNGRLIVKSKSKIAELLWTEPLGDLPSASEQRTEVNDLLNSKEGSSIDLLYSQLELALVEVGKHKREALEESLRLDEAEKTSIKALFLRAKALESLYTKELKRGKEYEESLAKEKKTLERTKHQLKEAQAIATDLDNKIKGLLIEKNNLQILAEKLAKKQAEDASESQMYQFLSVFSLSEIKEATRNFDLAFKIGEGGYGNIYRGNLRKTEVAIKVLNKDSLQGPSEFTQEVRVLSKIRHPNLVTLIGACSEVYALIYEYAPNGNLEDRLQCKNKTPPLSWQHRIRIATELCSALIFLHSSKPYSIVHGDIKPGNILLGSNLSCKLSDFGICRALSVDVTLRHQTDPKGTFIYMDPHFLTTGELTPKSDVYSFGIILLQLLTGRSALGIIREIRNVIDEGKLRTSLDPLAGDWPFVQAKKLARVALQCCAIDPISRADLVSEVWKVLDSYY; from the exons ATGGCAGAAACGGATGATACAGTGTATATTGCTGTGGGAAAAGATGTTAGAGAGCAAACTCTGTTGTGGGCATTAGACAATTTTCGTTACAAGAAATTCTGTGTTCTTCATATTGATCAACCTCCTAAAAACGTCGAACCGAGGGAGTCCTTGTCAAGCAGAAGAAGAATAATAAACATGATGCTGGATGAATACCTTCTCATATGTGTATGTCGCCAGGCAAAG ATTGCTGCAAACAAGATATGCATCAAGAGGGATGACGTTGGAAAAGGTATTATAGAGCTTATATGCCAACATAGTATCAACAAGCTTGTTATGGGAGCAGCAGCAGATAAGCATTATTCAGA GGGAATGAAGGATGTCAGGTCCAATAAGGCCAAATATATCCAGCAACACATGCCTTATGCCTGTCGGGTCTGGTTTATCTGCAATGGACGCCTTATCGTGAAAAG CAAGAGCAagattgctgaattattatgGACTGAACCTCTTGGAGATTTACCGTCTGCCTCAGAGCAGAGAACGGAGGTCAATGATCTTCTGAATTCAAAG GAAGGAAGTAGTATCGATTTGCTCTATAGTCAACTCGAACTTGCCCTGGTAGAGGTTGGAAAGCATAAACGAGAAGCATTAGAAGAATCACTAAGACTCGATGAAGCTGAGAAGACTTCTATTAAGGCTCTTTTTTTACGG GCTAAAGCATTAGAAAGCTTGTATACTAAGGAATTGAAACGTGGGAAAGAATATGAAGAATCActagcaaaagaaaagaaaacgcTCGAAAGAACAAAGCACCAACTGAAAGAAGCACAAGCGATAGCTACAGATTTAGATAATAAGATAAAAGGGTTGCTAATAGAGAAAAACAATCTCCAGATATTAGCTGAGAAGCTTGCAAAAAAGCAAGCAGAAGATGCTTCAGAATCACAAATGTATCAGTTTCTTTCTGTCTTCTCTTTGTCAGAAATTAAGGAAGCAACCCGTAACTTCGATTTAGCGTTTAAAATTGGTGAAGGTGGATACGGTAACATTTACAGAGGAAACCTTCGCAAAACGGAAGTTGCCATTAAAGTGCTGAATAAAGACAGCTTGCAAGGACCCTCCGAATTTACACAGGAG GTTCGTGTATTGAGCAAAATTAGGCATCCAAACTTGGTGACACTTATCGGAGCCTGCTCAGAAGTCTATGCTCTAATCTACGAGTATGCACCAAATGGAAATTTAGAAGATCGACTACAGTGCAAGAACAAGACTCCCCCACTGTCATGGCAACATCGAATTCGCATAGCTACCGAATTATGTTCTGCCCTTATATTTCTTCATTCCAGCAAACCTTACAGCATTGTACATGGTGATATAAAACCTGGAAACATCCTTCTTGGTTCTAACCTTTCCTGTAAACTTAGCGATTTTGGAATCTGTCGAGCACTTTCGGTAGACGTGACATTGCGTCACCAAACTGACCCAAAAGGAACTTTTATATACATGGATCCTCATTTCCTAACTACAGGGGAATTAACTCCAAAATCCGATGTATACTCATTTGGAATTATATTGCTACAATTGTTGACAGGAAGGTCAGCCCTTGGTATAATAAGAGAAATCAGGAATGTAATAGATGAGGGAAAACTGAGAACTTCTTTGGATCCCTTAGCAGGTGATTGGCCATTTGTGCAAGCTAAAAAACTAGCTCGGGTAGCTTTACAATGCTGTGCGATTGACCCGATAAGCCGAGCAGATCTTGTGTCAGAAGTGTGGAAGGTGCTTGACTCCTATTACTAA
- the LOC126654095 gene encoding U-box domain-containing protein 33-like isoform X1, with translation MAASWRAESSSSRRGDNYGDDTVCVAVGKDFEESKLNLLWALENFPAKKFCILHVHQPAQTIPLVGGNFLASRLSQNELRDFRELERKIMHKILDDYLLLCHQVEVHAEKLCVEMDDIGRGIMELVYQHDIKKLVIGAAANKYYSEEMMDLRSSKAKYVQRRVPTSCQVWYTCKGYLIHSWEADSTSSTTTSGFADSASISHHRNEGGGHELELVEVPQSEDDSHSLDTLQEGSSLDQLYGQLERAMLEAEKFKLEAFEESLRRGKAEKTAVKAVCRAKTLETMYAKELRHRKETEEALAMEKENHQRTKRQLDEEHLVTKDRRLFQQIQVSGFDQKLKESNDEIFFAMEQCKEYKKERDELLVERDNVIKLVEELSRKQTNTASCSQMNQSLSDFSLLEIQEATCNFDPLLRIGESGHGSIFKGTLRHSPVVIKVLNPDSIQGPIEFQQEVELLSKLRHPNVVILFGVCSEASALIYEYLPNKSLEDRLDCNHNTSPLPWQARTLIATELCFVLIFLHSSSPHSIVHGDLKADNVLLDANFVCKLSDFGICRANSLLENARDMTLSHEMDPEGTFYHLDPHFLSTGELSPASDIYSFGIILLQLLTGKSAFDVANDIRYKIDEGNVSLYLDPLAGDWPNVQAKQLARLGLNCCDMNPSNRPDLVSEVWRVLEPMRDSCSTSVQYGSQDSEQPPSYFVCPILQEVMQDPQVAADGFTYEAGALTGWLESGHNTSPMTNLVLPHLNLIPNRTLRSAIQEWQEQN, from the exons ATGGCAGCATCATGGCGGGCTGAGTCTTCTTCATCAAGAAGAGGTGATAATTATGGTGATGATACTGTTTGTGTTGCAGTTGGTAAAGATTTTGAAGAGAGTAAGCTGAATTTGTTATGGGCATTAGAGAATTTTCCTGCTAAAAAGTTTTGTATTCTTCATGTTCATCAGCCTGCTCAAACTATTCCTCTGG TTGGTGGGAATTTTCTGGCTAGTAGACTGAGCCAAAATGAGCTGAGGGATTTTCGAGAACTCGAGAGGAAGATTATGCACAAGATCTTGGATGATTACCTTCTGTTATGTCACCAAGTAGAA gTCCATGCAGAAAAGCTCTGTGTTGAGATGGATGATATTGGGAGGGGGATTATGGAGCTTGTTTACCAGCATGACATAAAGAAGCTTGTTATAGGAGCAGCagcaaataaatattattcagA GGAGATGATGGATCTCAGGTCTAGTAAGGCCAAATATGTCCAGCGACGTGTTCCTACTTCCTGTCAAGTTTGGTATACCTGCAAGGGGTATCTCATACACAGTTG GGAAGCTGATTCAACATCCTCTACAACTACCAGTGGGTTTGCAGACTCGGCATCTATTTCGCATCATAGAAATGAAGGAGGTGGACATGAGTTAGAATTAGTTGAAGTGCCACAATCAGAGGACGATAGTCATAGTCTTGACACATTG CAGGAAGGAAGTAGTTTAGATCAACTTTATGGTCAACTGGAAAGAGCAATGTTGGAGGCTGAAAAATTTAAACTAGAAGCATTTGAAGAGTCGCTTAGGCGTGGCAAAGCTGAAAAGACTGCCGTTAAAGCTGTTTGTAGG GCTAAGACATTAGAAACTATGTATGCAAAGGAGTTGAGGCACAGGAAAGAAACTGAGGAAGCTCTAGCAATGGAGAAAGAAAACCATCAGAGGACAAAAAGGCAGCTGGATGAGGAGCACTTGGTTACTAAGGATCGGAGATTATTTCAGCAGATTCAAGTCTCGGGCTTCGATCAGAAGTTAAAAGAGTCGAACGACGAGATATTCTTTGCCATGGAACAGTGCAAAGAatataagaaagaaagagaTGAATTGCTGGTGGAGCGAGACAATGTTATCAAATTAGTAGAGGAGCTTTcaagaaaacaaacaaacactGCCTCGTGTTCGCAAATGAATCAGTCTCTCTCTGATTTCTCTTTGTTAGAAATTCAGGAGGCAACTTGCAACTTTGACCCATTATTAAGGATTGGAGAAAGTGGGCATGGAAGCATTTTTAAAGGTACTCTTCGTCACAGTCCAGTAGTTATAAAGGTGCTGAATCCAGATAGCATCCAAGGGCCTATAGAGTTTCAACAGGAG GTCGAATTATTAAGCAAGTTGAGGCATCCTAATGTGGTTATTCTTTTTGGCGTGTGCTCTGAGGCAAGTGCTCTTATTTATGAATATTTACCGAATAAAAGCCTTGAAGATCGACTCGATTGCAACCATAACACTTCCCCCTTGCCTTGGCAAGCTCGAACACTCATAGCAACTGAGTTATGCTTTGTCCTTATATTCCTTCATTCAAGTAGCCCTCACAGCATTGTACACGGTGATCTTAAGGCGGACAATGTTCTCCTGGACGCTAACTTTGTATGCAAACTCAGCGACTTCGGAATCTGCCGAGCAAACTCTCTTCTTGAAAATGCAAGAGACATGACACTTTCTCATGAAATGGACCCAGAAGGAACTTTCTACCACTTGGATCCTCATTTCCTTTCAACAGGAGAACTGTCTCCTGCGTCAGATATTTACTCATTCGGAATTATATTGTTACAGTTATTGACAGGAAAATCTGCCTTCGATGTAGCAAACGATATCAGATATAAGATAGATGAGGGAAATGTGAGTTTGTATTTGGACCCTTTAGCTGGGGATTGGCCAAATGTACAAGCCAAGCAATTGGCTCGTTTGGGTTTAAATTGCTGTGATATGAACCCCAGCAACCGACCTGACCTTGTGTCGGAGGTGTGGAGGGTGCTTGAACCAATGCGAGATTCTTGCTCGACATCTGTCCAGTATGGTTCTCAAGATAGTGAACAGCCTCCATCATATTTCGTTTGTCCCATTTTACAG GAAGTGATGCAAGATCCTCAAGTGGCGGCAGACGGGTTCACTTATGAAGCAGGGGCTTTGACAGGGTGGTTAGAGAGTGGTCACAATACTTCGCCGATGACAAACCTTGTGCTTCCACACTTGAATCTTATTCCCAACCGTACTCTTCGTTCTGCAATTCAGGAGTGGCAGGAACAAAACTAA
- the LOC126654095 gene encoding U-box domain-containing protein 33-like isoform X2, which translates to MAASWRAESSSSRRGDNYGDDTVCVAVGKDFEESKLNLLWALENFPAKKFCILHVHQPAQTIPLVGGNFLASRLSQNELRDFRELERKIMHKILDDYLLLCHQVEVHAEKLCVEMDDIGRGIMELVYQHDIKKLVIGAAANKYYSEEMMDLRSSKAKYVQRRVPTSCQVWYTCKGYLIHSWEADSTSSTTTSGFADSASISHHRNEGGGHELELVEVPQSEDDSHSLDTLEGSSLDQLYGQLERAMLEAEKFKLEAFEESLRRGKAEKTAVKAVCRAKTLETMYAKELRHRKETEEALAMEKENHQRTKRQLDEEHLVTKDRRLFQQIQVSGFDQKLKESNDEIFFAMEQCKEYKKERDELLVERDNVIKLVEELSRKQTNTASCSQMNQSLSDFSLLEIQEATCNFDPLLRIGESGHGSIFKGTLRHSPVVIKVLNPDSIQGPIEFQQEVELLSKLRHPNVVILFGVCSEASALIYEYLPNKSLEDRLDCNHNTSPLPWQARTLIATELCFVLIFLHSSSPHSIVHGDLKADNVLLDANFVCKLSDFGICRANSLLENARDMTLSHEMDPEGTFYHLDPHFLSTGELSPASDIYSFGIILLQLLTGKSAFDVANDIRYKIDEGNVSLYLDPLAGDWPNVQAKQLARLGLNCCDMNPSNRPDLVSEVWRVLEPMRDSCSTSVQYGSQDSEQPPSYFVCPILQEVMQDPQVAADGFTYEAGALTGWLESGHNTSPMTNLVLPHLNLIPNRTLRSAIQEWQEQN; encoded by the exons ATGGCAGCATCATGGCGGGCTGAGTCTTCTTCATCAAGAAGAGGTGATAATTATGGTGATGATACTGTTTGTGTTGCAGTTGGTAAAGATTTTGAAGAGAGTAAGCTGAATTTGTTATGGGCATTAGAGAATTTTCCTGCTAAAAAGTTTTGTATTCTTCATGTTCATCAGCCTGCTCAAACTATTCCTCTGG TTGGTGGGAATTTTCTGGCTAGTAGACTGAGCCAAAATGAGCTGAGGGATTTTCGAGAACTCGAGAGGAAGATTATGCACAAGATCTTGGATGATTACCTTCTGTTATGTCACCAAGTAGAA gTCCATGCAGAAAAGCTCTGTGTTGAGATGGATGATATTGGGAGGGGGATTATGGAGCTTGTTTACCAGCATGACATAAAGAAGCTTGTTATAGGAGCAGCagcaaataaatattattcagA GGAGATGATGGATCTCAGGTCTAGTAAGGCCAAATATGTCCAGCGACGTGTTCCTACTTCCTGTCAAGTTTGGTATACCTGCAAGGGGTATCTCATACACAGTTG GGAAGCTGATTCAACATCCTCTACAACTACCAGTGGGTTTGCAGACTCGGCATCTATTTCGCATCATAGAAATGAAGGAGGTGGACATGAGTTAGAATTAGTTGAAGTGCCACAATCAGAGGACGATAGTCATAGTCTTGACACATTG GAAGGAAGTAGTTTAGATCAACTTTATGGTCAACTGGAAAGAGCAATGTTGGAGGCTGAAAAATTTAAACTAGAAGCATTTGAAGAGTCGCTTAGGCGTGGCAAAGCTGAAAAGACTGCCGTTAAAGCTGTTTGTAGG GCTAAGACATTAGAAACTATGTATGCAAAGGAGTTGAGGCACAGGAAAGAAACTGAGGAAGCTCTAGCAATGGAGAAAGAAAACCATCAGAGGACAAAAAGGCAGCTGGATGAGGAGCACTTGGTTACTAAGGATCGGAGATTATTTCAGCAGATTCAAGTCTCGGGCTTCGATCAGAAGTTAAAAGAGTCGAACGACGAGATATTCTTTGCCATGGAACAGTGCAAAGAatataagaaagaaagagaTGAATTGCTGGTGGAGCGAGACAATGTTATCAAATTAGTAGAGGAGCTTTcaagaaaacaaacaaacactGCCTCGTGTTCGCAAATGAATCAGTCTCTCTCTGATTTCTCTTTGTTAGAAATTCAGGAGGCAACTTGCAACTTTGACCCATTATTAAGGATTGGAGAAAGTGGGCATGGAAGCATTTTTAAAGGTACTCTTCGTCACAGTCCAGTAGTTATAAAGGTGCTGAATCCAGATAGCATCCAAGGGCCTATAGAGTTTCAACAGGAG GTCGAATTATTAAGCAAGTTGAGGCATCCTAATGTGGTTATTCTTTTTGGCGTGTGCTCTGAGGCAAGTGCTCTTATTTATGAATATTTACCGAATAAAAGCCTTGAAGATCGACTCGATTGCAACCATAACACTTCCCCCTTGCCTTGGCAAGCTCGAACACTCATAGCAACTGAGTTATGCTTTGTCCTTATATTCCTTCATTCAAGTAGCCCTCACAGCATTGTACACGGTGATCTTAAGGCGGACAATGTTCTCCTGGACGCTAACTTTGTATGCAAACTCAGCGACTTCGGAATCTGCCGAGCAAACTCTCTTCTTGAAAATGCAAGAGACATGACACTTTCTCATGAAATGGACCCAGAAGGAACTTTCTACCACTTGGATCCTCATTTCCTTTCAACAGGAGAACTGTCTCCTGCGTCAGATATTTACTCATTCGGAATTATATTGTTACAGTTATTGACAGGAAAATCTGCCTTCGATGTAGCAAACGATATCAGATATAAGATAGATGAGGGAAATGTGAGTTTGTATTTGGACCCTTTAGCTGGGGATTGGCCAAATGTACAAGCCAAGCAATTGGCTCGTTTGGGTTTAAATTGCTGTGATATGAACCCCAGCAACCGACCTGACCTTGTGTCGGAGGTGTGGAGGGTGCTTGAACCAATGCGAGATTCTTGCTCGACATCTGTCCAGTATGGTTCTCAAGATAGTGAACAGCCTCCATCATATTTCGTTTGTCCCATTTTACAG GAAGTGATGCAAGATCCTCAAGTGGCGGCAGACGGGTTCACTTATGAAGCAGGGGCTTTGACAGGGTGGTTAGAGAGTGGTCACAATACTTCGCCGATGACAAACCTTGTGCTTCCACACTTGAATCTTATTCCCAACCGTACTCTTCGTTCTGCAATTCAGGAGTGGCAGGAACAAAACTAA